The following proteins are co-located in the Pseudomonas sp. ATCC 13867 genome:
- the rfbD gene encoding dTDP-4-dehydrorhamnose reductase, which produces MAEQAVQVTDILILGANGQVGWELQRAIAPLGRLIVCDRRRGDLEDLAGLRALINAERPSIILNAAAYTAVDKAESDSTRAHLVNAEAVGLLAELAADLDAWLVHYSTDYVFDGSGSQPFREVDPTGPLNVYGRTKLEGEQAIIASGCRHLIFRTSWVYAARGANFARTMLRLAADREELRVIADQVGAPTSAELIADVTAQVLAQLRHRADARSLAGLYHLSAAGEISWHGYARFVIEQAIGLGLPLRTSPAQVLPISTQEYPLPATRPHNSRLDTRKLRETFGLTLPAWETHMKRMLIELAGEKSA; this is translated from the coding sequence ATGGCTGAACAAGCAGTACAGGTGACCGACATCCTGATCCTCGGCGCCAATGGCCAGGTCGGCTGGGAGCTGCAGCGCGCCATCGCCCCCTTGGGGCGGCTGATCGTCTGTGATCGCCGGCGTGGCGATCTGGAAGACCTGGCGGGCCTGCGCGCCCTGATAAACGCAGAACGCCCCTCGATCATCCTGAACGCGGCCGCCTATACCGCAGTGGATAAGGCCGAATCTGACAGCACCCGTGCGCATCTAGTGAATGCCGAAGCCGTCGGCCTGCTGGCAGAACTGGCCGCCGATCTGGACGCCTGGCTCGTGCACTACTCCACCGACTATGTATTTGACGGCAGCGGCAGCCAGCCCTTTCGCGAGGTCGATCCGACCGGACCACTCAACGTTTACGGGCGGACCAAGCTGGAAGGTGAGCAGGCGATTATCGCCAGCGGTTGCCGCCATCTGATCTTCCGTACCAGTTGGGTCTACGCCGCACGCGGTGCGAACTTCGCCAGGACCATGCTGCGCCTGGCAGCGGATCGCGAGGAGTTGCGCGTGATTGCCGATCAGGTCGGCGCACCGACCAGCGCCGAGTTGATCGCCGACGTCACTGCTCAGGTGCTTGCACAGTTACGCCATCGCGCTGACGCCCGATCGCTCGCCGGCCTCTATCACCTGTCCGCAGCTGGCGAGATCAGTTGGCATGGCTACGCGCGCTTCGTGATCGAGCAGGCCATTGGCCTGGGGTTGCCACTTCGTACCTCGCCAGCGCAGGTTCTGCCGATCTCGACCCAGGAGTACCCGCTGCCGGCAACGCGCCCCCACAACTCTCGACTCGATACCCGCAAGCTGCGGGAGACGTTCGGTCTGACCCTGCCTGCCTGGGAAACTCACATGAAGCGGATGCTGATCGAACTGGCAGGAGAAAAATCCGCATGA
- the dctD gene encoding two-component system response regulator DctD: MSSTAPFDSTTQVLLIDDDPHLRQALCQTLDLAGFKVVALADARQLDTQQARDWPGVIVSDIRMPGIDGLQLLEQLHAQDAELPVILVTGHGDVPLAVKAMRSGAYDFLEKPFPSDALLDSVRRALDVRRLVLENRSLRLALSEQKELRGRLVGQSAPMQRLQQQVASLAAIQADVLILGETGSGKEVVARALHDLSSRRDGPFVAINAGALAESVVESELFGHEQGAFTGAQKRRIGKFEYANGGTLFLDEIESMSLDVQVKLLRLLQERTVERLGSNQLIALDIRIIAATKEDLRLASDEGRFRADLYYRLNVASLRIPPLRERGDDILLLFQHFVERGAQRHGLTARALDSAQRAQLLAHGWPGNVRELQNAAERYALGLDLGLDEGGAQGAPAIADGGLNEQVEAFERSLIAAEMGRPHNSLRSLAEALGVPRKTLHDKLRKHGLLFSGSGGNSADDGDN; this comes from the coding sequence ATGAGTTCGACAGCGCCCTTCGACTCCACCACCCAGGTGCTGTTGATCGACGACGACCCCCACTTGCGCCAGGCGCTGTGCCAGACCCTCGACCTGGCCGGCTTCAAGGTCGTCGCCCTGGCCGATGCGCGCCAACTCGATACGCAGCAGGCACGGGACTGGCCCGGCGTGATCGTCAGCGATATCCGCATGCCCGGCATCGACGGCCTGCAACTGCTGGAGCAGTTGCACGCGCAGGACGCCGAGCTGCCGGTGATCCTGGTTACCGGCCACGGCGACGTCCCGCTGGCGGTCAAGGCCATGCGCTCGGGTGCCTACGACTTCCTGGAAAAACCTTTCCCCAGCGATGCATTGCTCGACAGCGTACGCCGTGCCCTCGATGTGCGCCGGCTGGTGCTGGAGAACCGCAGCCTGCGCCTGGCGCTGTCCGAACAGAAGGAATTGCGCGGCCGCCTGGTTGGCCAGTCAGCACCGATGCAGCGCTTGCAGCAGCAGGTCGCCTCGCTGGCGGCGATCCAGGCCGACGTGCTCATCCTCGGCGAAACCGGTTCGGGCAAGGAAGTGGTTGCCCGTGCCCTGCACGACCTGTCGAGCCGGCGCGACGGTCCCTTCGTTGCCATCAATGCCGGCGCGCTGGCCGAGTCGGTGGTGGAAAGCGAGCTGTTCGGCCATGAGCAAGGCGCCTTCACCGGCGCGCAGAAACGGCGCATCGGCAAGTTCGAATACGCCAACGGCGGCACCTTGTTCCTCGATGAGATCGAGAGCATGAGCCTGGACGTGCAGGTCAAGCTGCTGCGCCTGCTGCAGGAGCGCACCGTCGAGCGCCTGGGCTCCAACCAGCTCATTGCGCTGGACATCCGTATCATCGCGGCGACCAAGGAGGACCTGCGCCTGGCCTCCGATGAGGGCCGTTTCCGCGCCGACCTTTATTACCGCCTGAACGTCGCCAGCCTGCGCATCCCGCCGCTGCGCGAGCGGGGCGACGACATCCTCCTGCTGTTCCAGCACTTCGTCGAACGCGGAGCCCAACGACATGGCCTGACAGCGCGCGCCCTGGACTCCGCACAACGCGCACAACTGCTCGCCCACGGCTGGCCGGGCAACGTACGGGAGTTGCAGAACGCCGCGGAGCGTTACGCACTGGGACTGGACCTGGGGTTGGACGAAGGCGGCGCCCAAGGAGCGCCAGCCATCGCCGACGGAGGGCTGAACGAACAGGTGGAAGCCTTCGAGCGCTCGCTGATCGCCGCGGAGATGGGCCGCCCGCACAACTCGCTGCGCAGCCTTGCCGAAGCCCTGGGCGTGCCGCGCAAGACCCTGCACGACAAGCTGCGCAAACACGGGCTGCTGTTCTCCGGCAGTGGCGGAAATTCCGCCGACGATGGCGACAACTGA
- the rfbA gene encoding glucose-1-phosphate thymidylyltransferase RfbA, with protein MKRKGIILAGGAGTRLHPATLSVSKQLLPVYDKPMVYYPLSTLMLAGIREILIITTPQDASQFKHLLGSGKQWGIELQYAVQPSPDGLAQAFLIGEQFLGDSLSALVLGDNIYHGHDLQELLTNATQRVSGATVFAYHVHDPERYGVVEFDTCGKAISLEEKPARPKSNYAVTGLYFYDQRVIEIAKSLRPSARGELEITDINRIYLEQNDLSVEIMGRGYAWLDTGTHESLLDASQFIATLENRQGLKVACPEEIAFRQGWISPEDLQRLAAPLSRSGYGLYLQRLLTQTVYR; from the coding sequence ATGAAGCGGAAGGGCATCATCCTCGCCGGCGGCGCCGGCACCCGGCTGCATCCCGCCACGCTCTCAGTGTCCAAGCAGTTGTTGCCGGTCTACGACAAACCGATGGTCTACTACCCACTCAGCACCCTGATGCTGGCAGGTATCAGGGAAATACTGATCATCACGACTCCCCAGGATGCGTCCCAATTCAAGCATCTACTTGGCAGCGGCAAGCAATGGGGCATCGAACTGCAGTACGCCGTACAACCCTCACCGGACGGTCTGGCTCAGGCGTTCCTGATCGGCGAGCAGTTTCTGGGCGACAGCCTGAGCGCCCTGGTGCTGGGCGACAACATCTACCACGGTCACGACCTGCAGGAACTCCTTACCAACGCCACGCAACGGGTAAGCGGCGCGACCGTCTTCGCCTACCACGTACATGACCCCGAACGTTACGGCGTCGTGGAGTTCGATACCTGTGGCAAGGCCATCAGTCTCGAAGAAAAGCCGGCACGGCCCAAATCCAATTACGCGGTGACGGGGCTGTATTTCTACGACCAGCGTGTCATCGAAATCGCCAAGAGCCTCCGCCCCTCGGCACGCGGCGAACTGGAAATCACCGATATCAATCGCATCTACCTGGAGCAAAACGATCTGTCGGTGGAAATCATGGGCCGCGGCTATGCTTGGCTGGACACCGGCACCCATGAGTCGCTGCTCGACGCCAGCCAGTTCATTGCCACCCTGGAGAACCGGCAAGGGCTCAAAGTCGCGTGTCCGGAGGAGATTGCCTTCCGCCAGGGCTGGATCAGCCCCGAAGACTTGCAACGCCTGGCTGCACCACTCTCCAGGAGCGGCTACGGCCTGTATCTCCAACGCCTTCTGACGCAAACGGTCTACCGATGA
- a CDS encoding D-glucuronyl C5-epimerase family protein, with protein MRAIWLGLISMLVVHDVSAASLPPLTFGHEADSLRMFDSYQSAKYEPAKYAVRYSPSGKYFNMDVLKASYSSPTFKFDSFGMPMVSYEKPGESQRTYHYNPVTLSQFILREHSIVINGDMSAAKKIKVAADKLIELQSDDGAFRYDYSFRIWPMPEFKPGWVSALGQGSAISAYVRAWNTTGDERYAKGAAKAFAFLKVKKENGGVRTTLAELGDGLGRYMWLEEYPAEITPYTLNGLMFTLIGLYDWCKSSPYSDRASACYYFDENLKSLKKVLPLYSVGGASMYDLSVYTYGTEKAKFNAFYHMIHIVLLNGLYTVTGDSELAIYAQIFDSASRGSR; from the coding sequence ATGCGCGCAATTTGGTTAGGGCTTATCTCAATGCTGGTCGTTCATGATGTGAGCGCAGCGTCTCTTCCCCCGTTGACGTTCGGGCATGAAGCGGATTCATTGCGGATGTTTGACTCATACCAGTCCGCAAAATATGAGCCGGCGAAGTATGCGGTTAGATATAGCCCTAGTGGTAAATATTTTAATATGGATGTTCTTAAGGCCTCGTACTCATCACCGACCTTCAAGTTCGATAGTTTCGGGATGCCGATGGTTTCATATGAGAAGCCAGGAGAAAGTCAGCGGACGTATCATTACAACCCTGTCACGTTGTCACAGTTTATCCTTCGTGAGCATTCTATAGTCATCAATGGAGACATGTCGGCGGCTAAGAAGATCAAAGTGGCTGCCGATAAGCTAATTGAGCTGCAGAGTGATGACGGTGCATTTCGTTATGATTACTCCTTCCGCATATGGCCAATGCCGGAGTTTAAACCAGGCTGGGTTTCCGCGCTCGGCCAAGGCAGTGCCATCAGCGCATATGTTAGGGCATGGAATACTACTGGGGACGAGAGATACGCAAAAGGTGCGGCAAAAGCGTTCGCGTTTCTTAAAGTTAAGAAGGAAAACGGTGGAGTTAGAACTACTCTCGCCGAGCTTGGAGATGGCCTTGGTCGGTACATGTGGCTAGAGGAGTATCCAGCTGAAATTACTCCATATACTCTTAATGGATTAATGTTTACGCTCATAGGTCTCTATGATTGGTGTAAGTCTAGTCCTTATTCAGATAGGGCGTCAGCTTGTTACTATTTTGATGAAAATCTGAAATCATTGAAGAAGGTTCTTCCACTCTATTCGGTCGGTGGTGCAAGCATGTATGACCTGAGTGTGTATACGTACGGAACTGAGAAGGCCAAATTTAATGCTTTCTATCACATGATTCATATTGTTCTTCTTAATGGTCTATATACCGTTACTGGGGATAGTGAGTTGGCAATCTATGCTCAGATTTTTGACTCTGCGTCAAGGGGAAGTAGATAG
- the rfbB gene encoding dTDP-glucose 4,6-dehydratase, with the protein MTLLITGSAGFIGANFVLDWFANHDEPVVSLDKLTYAGNLQNLASLEGNPHHTFVHGDIGDAALVNRLLAEYRPRAVINFAAESHVDRSIHGPEDFIQTNIVGTFHLLESVRGYWGTLGAPEKSGFRFLHVSTDEVYGSLAPTAPAFTEQHPYQPNSPYSASKAASDHLVRAYHHTYGLPVLTTNCSNNYGPFHFPEKLIPLVIRNALAGETLPIYGDGQQIRDWLYVRDHCSAIRRVLDAGQVGETYNVGGWNEKSNLDVVYRICDTLDQEAPRSDGRSYREQIRFVKDRPGHDRRYAIDATRLERELGWKPAETFESGIAKTVRWYLDNQDWVENVASGAYREWLNKQYR; encoded by the coding sequence ATGACCCTCCTCATAACCGGCAGCGCCGGCTTCATCGGTGCCAATTTCGTGCTGGACTGGTTCGCCAACCATGACGAACCAGTGGTCAGTCTCGATAAGCTGACCTACGCCGGCAACCTGCAGAACCTCGCAAGCCTGGAAGGAAACCCACACCACACCTTCGTGCACGGCGATATCGGTGATGCTGCACTGGTAAATCGTCTTCTCGCCGAGTACCGACCGCGGGCCGTGATCAACTTCGCTGCGGAATCGCACGTCGATCGCTCGATCCATGGACCGGAGGACTTCATCCAGACGAACATCGTCGGGACGTTCCACCTGCTTGAGTCGGTGCGCGGCTACTGGGGAACTCTCGGTGCGCCGGAGAAATCCGGCTTCCGCTTCCTGCATGTTTCCACTGATGAGGTCTACGGCTCGCTCGCCCCCACTGCGCCCGCCTTCACCGAACAACACCCCTATCAGCCCAACAGCCCCTATTCCGCATCCAAGGCGGCCTCCGACCATCTGGTCCGCGCCTATCACCACACCTACGGCCTGCCGGTACTGACCACCAACTGCTCGAACAACTACGGGCCATTCCACTTTCCGGAGAAGCTGATCCCTCTGGTGATCCGCAATGCCCTGGCCGGAGAGACGCTGCCAATCTACGGCGACGGCCAGCAGATTCGCGATTGGCTGTACGTCAGGGACCACTGCAGTGCCATTCGCCGTGTATTGGATGCCGGACAAGTGGGCGAGACTTACAACGTTGGCGGCTGGAACGAGAAGTCCAACCTGGATGTGGTGTACCGAATCTGCGATACGCTCGACCAGGAAGCCCCGCGCAGCGATGGCCGCAGCTACCGCGAGCAGATCCGCTTCGTCAAGGACCGCCCCGGCCATGATCGTCGCTACGCCATCGACGCTACTCGGCTGGAACGGGAGCTGGGCTGGAAACCTGCGGAAACCTTCGAGAGCGGTATTGCCAAGACCGTCCGCTGGTACCTGGACAACCAGGACTGGGTAGAAAACGTGGCCAGCGGGGCCTACCGTGAATGGCTGAACAAGCAGTACAGGTGA
- a CDS encoding polysaccharide biosynthesis protein, translating to MLGLVDSIRTRLLRMPRRHKRILQVTVDIFLVWIALWLAFVVRLGEFNAVRPFNGHGWLFISAPLIALPLFIRFGMYRAVMRYLGNDALVAIVKAVSLSALLLSLAIYWYRGSPVVVPRSMVFNYWWLSLVLLGGLRLAMRQFFMGSWFDPRTRTDVARGDGRIRVAIYGAGAAGNQLVAALRMGRTLLPVAFIDDDSSIAGRVISGLQVYKPKHIAQLIDETAASEVLLAIPSASRGRRREMLGMLEAYPLHVRSVPGVTDLASGKVKVDDLQEVDIADLLGRDAVPPQQALFERCIKQQSVLVTGAGGSIGSELCRQILSSGARVLILFEHSEFNLYSIHSELERRIVRESLKIQLVPILGSIRNPVRLHDVLRTWQVNTVYHAAAYKHVPMVEHNIAEGVLNNLLGTLYTAQSAIKAGVANFVLISTDKAVRPTNVMGSTKRLAEMVLQALSREAAPALYGDDSVHQVNKTRFTMVRFGNVLGSSGSVIPLFREQIKRGGPLTVTHPNITRYFMTIPEAAQLVIQAGSMGQGGDVFVLDMGCSVKIVDLAEKMIRLSGLSVRSESNPHGDICIEFSGLRPGEKLYEELLIGDNVQPTEHPMIMRADEEYLSWDVLKERLGALLKAVDSDDFVQVRQLLRETVSGYVPDGDIVDHIYIQRRTDV from the coding sequence ATGCTGGGATTAGTTGACTCAATACGCACGCGCTTGCTTCGGATGCCTCGTCGCCACAAGCGCATCCTCCAGGTCACTGTCGATATCTTCCTGGTCTGGATCGCCCTGTGGCTGGCTTTCGTCGTTCGACTGGGCGAATTCAATGCCGTTCGCCCCTTCAACGGCCACGGATGGTTGTTCATCAGTGCGCCGCTGATCGCCTTGCCGCTCTTCATCCGCTTCGGCATGTACCGGGCGGTGATGCGCTACCTGGGTAACGATGCGTTGGTCGCCATTGTCAAAGCTGTTTCGCTTTCGGCGCTGCTGCTGTCCCTGGCGATCTATTGGTACCGTGGAAGTCCGGTGGTCGTACCGCGCTCGATGGTGTTCAACTACTGGTGGCTGAGCCTCGTGCTGCTCGGCGGCTTACGCCTGGCGATGCGCCAGTTCTTCATGGGGAGCTGGTTCGACCCACGGACAAGAACCGATGTCGCTCGCGGTGACGGACGCATACGCGTGGCCATTTATGGCGCCGGCGCTGCGGGCAACCAGTTGGTGGCGGCCTTGCGCATGGGCCGCACCCTGTTGCCGGTAGCATTCATCGATGACGATTCGTCCATTGCCGGGCGGGTCATTTCCGGGTTGCAGGTATACAAGCCCAAGCATATCGCGCAGTTGATCGATGAGACCGCGGCGAGCGAGGTGTTGCTGGCCATTCCGTCGGCGTCCCGTGGGCGTCGCCGCGAAATGCTGGGAATGCTCGAAGCCTATCCGCTGCATGTCCGCTCGGTACCGGGGGTCACGGACCTTGCCAGCGGCAAGGTCAAGGTCGACGACCTGCAGGAAGTCGATATTGCCGACCTGCTCGGACGCGATGCCGTGCCGCCGCAACAGGCGTTGTTCGAGCGCTGCATCAAGCAGCAGTCGGTACTGGTGACAGGAGCCGGTGGCTCTATCGGTTCGGAGTTGTGCAGGCAGATTCTTTCTTCCGGTGCTCGGGTGCTGATTCTGTTCGAGCATTCCGAGTTCAATCTCTACAGCATTCACAGCGAACTGGAGCGCCGCATCGTTCGTGAATCGCTGAAGATCCAGTTAGTGCCGATACTCGGCTCGATCCGCAATCCGGTGCGACTGCACGATGTACTGCGGACCTGGCAGGTGAATACCGTTTATCACGCGGCGGCCTACAAGCATGTGCCGATGGTGGAGCACAACATCGCCGAGGGTGTGCTGAACAACTTGCTGGGCACCCTGTATACCGCGCAGTCGGCGATCAAGGCTGGTGTGGCGAATTTCGTGCTGATCTCGACCGACAAGGCGGTGCGGCCGACCAACGTCATGGGCAGCACCAAGCGGCTGGCGGAAATGGTGCTGCAGGCGCTGAGCCGGGAAGCTGCACCGGCCTTGTACGGAGACGATAGTGTTCACCAGGTGAACAAGACCCGCTTCACCATGGTGCGTTTCGGCAATGTACTGGGGTCTTCCGGCTCGGTGATTCCGCTGTTCCGCGAACAGATCAAGCGCGGTGGCCCGCTCACGGTCACTCACCCGAATATCACACGTTACTTCATGACCATTCCGGAGGCTGCGCAACTGGTCATTCAGGCAGGGTCCATGGGACAGGGCGGCGACGTGTTCGTGCTCGACATGGGTTGCTCCGTGAAGATCGTCGACCTGGCAGAGAAGATGATCAGGTTGTCGGGGCTTAGCGTGCGCTCCGAGTCCAACCCCCACGGGGATATCTGCATCGAGTTTTCCGGGTTGCGCCCGGGAGAGAAACTCTACGAAGAGCTTCTGATTGGCGACAACGTACAGCCGACCGAGCATCCCATGATCATGCGTGCCGATGAGGAATATCTTTCCTGGGATGTGCTCAAGGAGCGCCTGGGAGCATTGCTCAAGGCTGTCGATTCGGACGATTTCGTGCAGGTTCGGCAACTGCTACGTGAAACCGTCAGCGGTTATGTGCCGGATGGGGACATCGTCGATCACATCTATATCCAACGTCGCACGGACGTGTGA
- the rfbC gene encoding dTDP-4-dehydrorhamnose 3,5-epimerase — protein MKATPLTIPDVLVIEPQVFGDSRGFFFESYNQQKFEQAIARQIHFVQDNHSRSSRGVLRGLHYQIQQPQGKLVRVVRGEVFDVAVDLRRSSPTFGQWVGQVLSEENKLQMWIPEGFAHGFLVLSESAEFLYKTTDFWAPEHERCIAWNDPELAIDWPLDAEPALSGKDREGLRLAAAELFD, from the coding sequence ATGAAAGCCACCCCGTTGACTATCCCCGATGTTCTAGTGATCGAACCTCAAGTCTTCGGTGACAGCCGTGGCTTCTTCTTCGAAAGCTACAACCAGCAGAAATTCGAACAGGCGATCGCCCGCCAGATCCATTTCGTGCAAGACAATCACTCGCGTTCGTCCCGCGGCGTGCTGCGCGGGCTGCACTACCAGATACAGCAGCCCCAGGGAAAACTGGTACGTGTCGTCCGAGGCGAGGTATTCGACGTCGCCGTGGACCTGCGCCGCAGTTCACCGACCTTCGGCCAGTGGGTCGGCCAGGTCCTCAGCGAAGAGAACAAGCTGCAGATGTGGATTCCCGAGGGATTCGCCCACGGTTTCCTGGTGCTCAGCGAAAGCGCCGAGTTTCTCTACAAGACCACGGACTTCTGGGCGCCGGAGCATGAGCGCTGCATCGCCTGGAACGATCCGGAGCTTGCCATCGACTGGCCTCTCGACGCAGAGCCGGCGCTGTCCGGGAAGGACCGCGAAGGGCTCCGTCTGGCGGCTGCCGAACTCTTCGACTGA
- a CDS encoding sensor histidine kinase produces the protein MYADLNHHLTRWRSLALLALLLAPLLWPLHHFAERYYSEQLAEQNQQTLDLYVANLLGTLRRYEDLPPILGELPTLRAALQAPDSVTAQNAANSELQRIRGRTGADVIYLIQADGMTHAASNWDQPDSFVGRNFAFRPYYKEAAQGQQGRFFGLGTTSKRRGYYFASDVREGGKLLGVLVVKVDLEHMEQLWGNTPEQLLVMDSNGVVILSSSDAWRFHTAKELSPAKQREIAENIPYPVLHPAPLKINQRRWISQSRLLPETGWTVSIYTPRTQVDGPVRSVVLIGAATLVALLLLLSLLTISRRHYLERIELEEQAKHELELRVQERTQELEDANTRLQEEVSNREQAQRELMHAQDEVVQAGKLTALGTMSASISHELNQPLAAIRSYADNARVLLDHERYDDARGNLQQIGELTGRMASIIGHLKAYARGARRAPENVALQPAINDALALVAPRRQAMNVELLRDLPDAAIWVQAGETRLRQVLSNLLSNALDALTEKAPPRRIWLTAEQTPERIILSLRDNGPGFSEQALAHAREPFFTTKTSAKGLGLGLAICDTLLRTLGGHLELGNHPEGGALVQLHLLPGIPGVTSTPQEETRA, from the coding sequence ATGTATGCCGACTTGAACCATCACCTCACACGCTGGCGCTCGCTGGCCCTTCTCGCCTTACTGCTGGCGCCGCTGCTCTGGCCCCTCCACCACTTCGCCGAGCGTTACTACAGCGAACAACTGGCCGAGCAGAACCAGCAGACCCTCGACCTGTACGTCGCCAACCTGCTCGGCACCCTGCGCCGTTACGAGGACCTGCCGCCGATCCTCGGCGAGCTGCCAACTCTTCGCGCCGCGCTGCAGGCGCCTGATAGCGTCACCGCACAGAACGCCGCCAACTCCGAACTGCAACGCATCCGCGGGCGTACCGGGGCGGACGTCATTTATCTGATACAGGCGGACGGCATGACCCACGCCGCCTCCAACTGGGATCAGCCGGACAGTTTTGTCGGCCGCAACTTCGCCTTTCGTCCCTACTACAAGGAGGCGGCTCAAGGTCAGCAAGGGCGTTTCTTCGGCCTGGGCACCACCTCCAAGCGACGCGGTTACTACTTCGCCAGCGACGTGCGCGAAGGCGGAAAGCTGCTGGGCGTGCTGGTGGTAAAGGTCGACCTGGAACACATGGAGCAGCTCTGGGGCAACACGCCGGAGCAATTGCTGGTCATGGACTCCAACGGCGTGGTCATCCTGTCTTCCAGCGACGCGTGGCGTTTCCATACCGCGAAGGAGCTATCGCCTGCCAAGCAGCGCGAAATCGCCGAGAACATTCCTTATCCGGTGCTCCACCCGGCACCGTTGAAGATCAACCAGCGCCGCTGGATCAGCCAGAGTCGCCTTCTGCCGGAAACCGGCTGGACAGTGAGCATCTATACCCCCCGCACCCAGGTGGACGGCCCGGTGCGCAGCGTCGTGCTGATCGGCGCAGCCACCCTCGTCGCGCTGCTCCTGCTGCTGTCGCTGCTGACCATCAGCCGCCGCCACTACCTGGAGCGCATCGAGCTGGAAGAACAGGCCAAGCACGAACTGGAGCTGCGCGTACAGGAACGCACCCAGGAACTGGAAGACGCCAACACCCGCTTGCAGGAAGAGGTCAGCAACCGCGAACAGGCGCAACGCGAGCTGATGCACGCCCAGGATGAAGTCGTACAGGCCGGCAAGCTGACCGCCCTGGGCACCATGTCCGCCAGCATCAGCCACGAGCTCAACCAGCCGCTGGCGGCGATCCGCAGCTATGCCGACAACGCCCGCGTGCTGCTCGACCATGAACGCTACGACGATGCACGCGGCAACCTGCAGCAGATCGGCGAACTGACCGGGCGCATGGCCTCGATCATCGGCCATCTCAAGGCCTATGCCCGTGGCGCACGGCGCGCGCCGGAGAACGTCGCGCTGCAACCGGCGATCAACGATGCCCTGGCGCTGGTCGCGCCGCGCCGGCAAGCGATGAACGTCGAGCTACTGCGCGATCTGCCAGATGCGGCGATCTGGGTACAGGCCGGCGAGACCCGGCTACGACAGGTTCTTTCCAACCTGCTCTCCAACGCCCTCGACGCGCTCACCGAAAAGGCACCGCCGCGCCGCATCTGGCTGACCGCCGAGCAGACGCCGGAGCGCATCATCCTGTCGCTGCGCGACAACGGCCCCGGTTTCTCCGAGCAGGCGCTGGCCCATGCTCGCGAACCCTTCTTTACCACCAAGACCAGTGCCAAGGGCCTCGGCCTCGGCCTGGCCATCTGCGACACCTTGTTACGTACTCTCGGTGGGCATCTGGAATTGGGCAATCACCCCGAAGGCGGCGCTCTCGTACAATTGCACCTGTTGCCGGGCATTCCCGGCGTGACTTCGACGCCGCAAGAGGAAACCCGCGCATGA
- a CDS encoding sugar transferase, producing the protein MIRFFDFVFSLLGLIVGSPILLVIYVLGLLDTGSPVFIQERVGRAKKPFTLIKFRTMKVDTASVASHLASVSSITKLGGFLRKTKLDELPQLWNVLKGDMSLVGPRPNLFNQDELIAEREALGIYAVRPGITGLAQINEIDMSTPKLLAETDARMIREMSLRNYFSFIIQTVVGKGAGDRVRH; encoded by the coding sequence ATGATTCGCTTTTTTGATTTCGTTTTTTCTCTACTGGGACTAATTGTCGGCTCTCCGATTTTGCTAGTTATTTATGTACTTGGCTTACTGGATACTGGTTCGCCAGTATTTATACAAGAGCGCGTCGGTCGGGCCAAAAAACCTTTTACCCTCATTAAATTCAGAACCATGAAGGTGGATACTGCTTCTGTTGCCAGCCATCTCGCATCAGTTTCCTCCATTACGAAGCTGGGAGGCTTTCTGCGCAAGACCAAGCTCGATGAGCTGCCGCAATTGTGGAACGTGCTGAAGGGTGACATGAGCCTTGTCGGGCCGCGACCTAATTTATTTAATCAGGATGAATTGATTGCCGAGCGTGAAGCCTTGGGCATCTATGCCGTCCGGCCCGGCATTACCGGCCTGGCCCAGATAAACGAGATCGACATGTCTACTCCGAAGCTGTTGGCGGAAACCGATGCTAGAATGATCCGCGAAATGTCCTTGCGGAATTATTTCAGCTTCATCATTCAAACGGTTGTTGGAAAAGGCGCTGGCGACCGTGTGCGACATTAA